Genomic segment of Populus nigra chromosome 14, ddPopNigr1.1, whole genome shotgun sequence:
taaattttgtttgttgaGGACAAAGAAGCACCCATGAATAATATATGCGTATAATAGTATCTTTCTTTCACTACTTTGTGCGGTGTTTTCAAGTTTATTGTTTAACAATTTCCCCTCCAACAGtctgttgatttattttttcctttttgattgTTCTTTTCTGTCTATGTACCTTTTGCTGTTGCTTGCTAAACATTAGCTTCATCATAGAACATGGTCTGCAGTCATTGCAGTGCCAGTTCTAGGTGGCATTCATACTCAAACACTGAAGCACATAAGCAACACGATTCTAATATAAGTAAATTTAGTGGCTCAAAATAAGTTGTGAGCCCCCACCAACATTGCCCTCATATGTGGTAAATGGAAGCATGCTACACCCACTTCATCGTTATTCTTAGGGACTGCAGTTTTACAAAGCACTTCTAGATGTTATGGTTTTTTGTTGTAATGGGTCTCTCTAATACGCAGTCTGCTGTTCATAGAAGCTTTGCAATAGCAGATAATATTGGTGAAGTTTCTGCCAAAGCACAGGTTATAATTTTTCCTTGCATGACTGCTATGTCTTTCATAcagaattttattctttttacttgTGAACATATCCTGACCTGTGGTGTGGGTTTCAGATACAAACGGTTTGCTTTGATAACCTTGGTCTCATGCTTGCTGCACTTCTGAATATGTTGTTCAAAAACAACCAAaggttttctctttctttccctACAATGTCCTTCTGTTTTTGTAggtttatcaataaaaatatagtttcctCCCAGTAATAAACTTTTTGTATTTTAGTGATATTCAATCAGCTGAGACATGTCTGATGCTTATACATGTTTTTACTCCCCACTTTATACATATGTTCCTGTTTCAAAGTTACATGTACCTCTGGTTCTCATCATATTCTGATGctgaaaagttattttaaattgatcttaATCGAATAACACTTAAACCTTCCCTTCTGAAGAAATAATGTTTTCTACCATTTGGACCTATCCTTAATGTGCTAACTGAATTCATTGTGTTGATTTATGCCATTGTATATTTCTGACTTGTTGTCAATATGCAAGATTGCTTGCAGGTTTACCTTTCTTTGTTTACCCCATTTTCTCAGCTATTGACCTTTTTGGAATATATCAAGGACTCCAGCATGTCCATCTACAAACATTAACTAAGGTTTGTATGGGCTAGCATAATCTATCTACTTTTACATTTGAGACCGTTGAAGAACAAGATATGCTCAGTAGCAGATTTTGAgattttcagttttcttttctcatgcAAAAAACTCTTTCTGTTGCTATGTGCATGCTGGTTTATTATTGATTCTGTTTATTGAACCACTCCTGAATGAAACAAAGCCCGTATTCAAATTCCAGAGATATCACATTTTAGATGTCTCGTGGCTGTTTTGTTATCTGTACCCAGACAATATAATAAGATTGTGCTCTCCTTGTTTCTTAACTATTAGAAATTTGTTCTGTTTTATGTACTTTTGCAATTATGTTGAAAGTATCTTGATTGAACTTTAATATTAACCCATCACTTATTTCAAACCAGCTGAAGTCCCAGCACATCCATGGATCAAATTTGCTTTTGTAAAAATGAATATGATCTCTACAGCATATATGCTCTAGTACTGTTTGTCCTCATTTTATAGATAGAGGTATTTCCTCAAAGTATGAAGCTCACTGTTCAACctctcaacttttcctttctcttttcagGATAGGCTTGAAATCATTCTAAATTCATGGATTGATTTCAGGCATGTTCCTTCACCTGCAGAAGTGAGTGAAGAGGAGGGAATTGATTTTCTATGGACCAAAAGTGGGTCTTTTCATCTCaggttttagtgttttttggtGCTTTGATATTAGGTGTTATGAATGATGCAACTTGAGCTAATTATTGGTTTCTTTAACAGACAACGAATTGTGGCCCATTAGAATAGGGTGCTTAAATACCAACAGTGAGATACCGAAGTTGTCAATGATGGCAATGCAGTCTTTAACTAGCGaggattattattttgtatgcaTGGAGAGCTCTTGCAGAGAATGGACAAGAATTAAGCCAGTATAGCCATCAGAATCTTTTTCCTTgcattttcatataattatacAGCCACTCCTCGTAAAATGCTTGTCTCACTCGTTCTTTTCTCTGATGAATTTCTAGCGAGGTATCCTACTTTGCCTACGGGAGGGTTCTGGTACTGCAGATGTTATTATGGGTTTGTTGCAGGTAAAAGGAACTTGTAAAATAACCATTACGTATGATGCATGCATTATAATTTTCATCACATCATTACGGTATGCATGTTGATAGGAGAATCTGGCAGTGTTCCTACTTTTTTCACATTAATGATGTAAAATGCCTTTTACATTTGTTATTATAGGCATGCTACATTCGGAAGGCCCTGCTTTTCAGCAGCATGTGGGAGACGGCTGTGGAGGATAAAGATGTCTCGGACTTGGTTTTCAAGGAGTGGTTTAAATTGATCGATGATAGCAAGCAATCTGCAAAAAGGGATTTGTCCACTTTGAATGATCAAATGGGATCTCTGGGTTGGGCTCTAAAACACATATTACTCAGCACAGAAGAGCAGGCTAGATACAGTTTTGTAGATGATTGAACGTGGAAGATTGGGTGTACTCCTGTAATATTGTGGGTGGCTCTCTGATACATCATCAAAGAGTTTTGGGGATAAAATTGTTTGAAAAGGGGGACAAGTTGTTTCTGTTGTCTCTCTGAGTTGCTTCTCAGGGGTATCGAATATCTATGTATCCAAACATGCACGCACACAAACAGGTGGATGATTCTATACAGTAGGGTAGGGTGCCTGGGGCTTTTGGTAGCCTTCAATATTCTTTTGAGTATTGAATCtgcaatataaatttaatataccCGATTTTGATTCTATCTGATTATCCAGCAACTTATTAAATGTAAATCTTATAAGCCTGTCACTGTCAGGAAGATCAACTGGATATGTATGATTTTTTACCCCTCAAATCTGGTACGTGCAGTATGACGTCTGAGGGCTCATGTGACAAGGCTGCTACAAATCCACCTGCCTCCGCCAGTTAAATGGAGAGAGAGACAACGGCAGAGAGagaatgaatttataattttcatataagcgtgaaaataattattttcagtttctcttgctctctcttttccttGTATTTAACTATTTATCTTTACTCTCATTGAACAAGTATATGCAAATGCAAACCATCACACATGCCTGCGTTCATCCTTATCAAAAGACTTTATTTCACAAATAGAGACAACGAAAATTGGTGCGCGTAGAAAGACGGCATCCGAAAGATCTTGTAATATCATCTTATATTACAAATGAATATTCGATTCTGTTCAGGTGTGGAAATAACTACACGCAAGGTAGAAAACCAACATCAAGCGATTCCTTCAGTGTGACGAGGAAAACATGTGTTTCATCCTAATTTCTGTGCTGATAATCTCggaaataaattttttgctGCAGAAAATCGAGATAAACCTAAAGGCTGGCTTAACAATCTTACAGCTGCAATAGCTCACGCAAGTAAAACTTCTCGTTAATTTCTGTGCCCTTATATGTACAGTGGCAATGAGAACTGCTGTTTAGAGCCAAGATCCATGTACAAGTGTTTCTTGCTTTACTGATCAGGGGGAATAGGAGCTTGCTTCAGTGCTATACATTGAATACTCACTGAGACTGAAGTTGGGCTTTTCTTCATCCCACTTCAAAATCTCCTTCGCATATTTAAGAGCTGCATCAACACTATCAGGTTCAAGTCCCTTGACCACAGAAGCATACAACTTCCTTCCAGTGAGTGAAGAGTAGAGCCTCTTGAACTTGACTGCCATGTAGTGTGCACCCAGCTGACCAAGTGAGGGGCTAGTATTaatgctgttgctgttgctgttggaGCGATGGCGACTGATCACTGGATGAAAATCATCAAACCAGTCGCACTGAGTCAATGGTACTCGCTCAATCTTCTCCTCAAACAGATCAAATTTGTTTAGTATCAAAAGGAAATCCATCTGCTCAAATGTTGGATGTGTAACGATGCTCTCAAAGAATTTCCTGCTCATCATCATATTGTTAGTAGACGTGCCATTCCCATCAACTGTGAACTGATCATAGTCAGTCATGGCAACACAAAAAATGACCATCCCAACATCATCGAACATCTCTAGCCACTTGCAGTTCTCTCCAAGCCCCCGTGCATGTACACTAATTAGTTGATACCTGGTGACCAAAGAGAAGTGGAAAAACTGTCAACAATAAAAAGATACCACTTCAAATGACTACATATTTAATAATGTTCCTGAGTGATGAGATAGAAGAATTAGACGAGCCATGCCAGAGATTGAGCAAATAGCACAGAAGCAGCAGTGATTGCTTACAAGCTGTTCATAACAAAGGCCAGAGCTTAAACCATCTGAAATTTAAACCATCTAAAATTTAAGGCATATCTATAATAAACCATGGCTCCTACCTAAGTAAAGCATCATGCAGGTCTTCAGTGTCGTATTTATCATCAGATGCTGACTGGGGATATGAGAAGTCCAAACAAGCAAGCCCATTTGATGAGGTAACACCCTCAGCATATAGGATATCCAAATCTGAGGGCTCATAGTCTGTTCTCAATATATCAACAGCCTGTGGAGAATAATTTTAGTAACAATAACAAAGAAACTGCAGTTACAATTATCATCTAATATGTTTGGCAAGAGCACAATAAGATGAAACAAAATGGTCTCTAACCCCTAATCAACCCAGTGGTAAGCTTAAACATTACTATTGCTCAGCCTATGCAAGCTGAGGAAAGAAGGAATTCCACTGCAACCATAAATCAGGTATTGTCATTGGAGAAAATCATGTATATAACCcttatataatttaacaaattttGACCGAGCAAATGAGCCTGACAAAAGATCTTACCCGCTCCAAGAAATAGCTTGACACACTAGGTAGCATTTCCAGTTCATTTCTCCGCTTGTAAGTGGCCTGAACGGCTGCATCCTTCCACAACTCTTCAACTAATGGTGCATATTCACGAGTAGCAGCAGGAAAAATGGCTTCCAAATTACCTGAAACCATGGTCTTCAGAAGCCAGTCTGAGAATGCTTTCAGCCTTGGACCAATTGAATAGATAGTTTGGTTTTTGGTGTTACTGGTACTGCCTGTTAGCAcaaaacattttctttcaggcacTTACAGAATATAAGCCCACGAAGAATTTTAAAGTAAATGTAAATCAATCAGCTGTCACACACCTACTTCTACATTGTGAGTGGATTCAACACGTTCTGAAACAGCATGTTATTCATCAATACTACAAAGCACTTATCTAATCACATCTTGAAGATGGAACATTCTTTGGCCCATCCCAGTTCCAACCTAAAATCTGTTTCCTTATCTCCGATACACTACTTGGACGCAAGAGTAAGTTAGAATCTGGTGTATTCCCGTACAACAAAAGAGAGTGTTGGAAATTACAAATGTGAAGCCACAACCCTTGTTCTTCCCAAAGCTAAGTTCATAGCAAAATTCTCAGAAAGAACTTGGGGTAAGGATTTCTATACACTTTTAGTTCTAATGGTGTTCATCTATACATGTTACATGCATCCATGggcatttcttttttgttcctcTTTATGCATGTCCACACACATGGGTTAGTAATAAACACGAGGGTCATTCTTCAAAAACAATaccaagaacaaagaaaaaaagagagttgagAAGATAAAGAGAATAGAGAGACTCAACATACCAATAGCTTCTGTTTCATCAGTAGATCGCACTTTCTTCATTGCAGCTAAACTTTCCTCTTCGAAACGGTCACGGCCCTCAAGAAGTATACCAAGATAACCGTACACGTTACTCTGGATTGTCAGTTTAATGTTTTCACGCTCATCTTCAGTAAAAGGGACAGGTTTATAAAGAATCTTTGCctgaaaaaaacattgaattaaaattaagcATGCTAATTTTGGACAGCATTGTCTAGCATTGCTTTTATAGCCATGCTTTGCAGGATAAGGCATGGCCCCGATAATTTCAAGGGCCACATTAAAGAAACTGAGTACAAGCATACAGGTACACAGATCAATGCATACTAAAAGTAAAAAGCTTGCAGAACAAGGTTCACATACAAGCACTCCCTCCAAGAGTAGTCAGATGTTTTAACCAGTCCGATACAAGCAATGACAAACATTGTAATGGCACAAAACCCACAAGCCACCTAAATGAGTGGGCCTTTTCATTGTTCTAGTAGTGTTACACctatttttaactcatttttaatCCAAGTAAATTGCTTTTGTTGATGGTTTTGACTATATTTCAAAGTTGAACTTTGGCTTCAAAGCATTTGTTGATGGTTTGACTATGTTTCAAAGTTGAACTTTGGCTTACCATTTAAACTGCTTTAAGCATAGTGTCTAGGGTTAGATTGGAAAACTAATGCTTtcttaaaataaacatattttacaCTCAATTTTCCCACTTTATCCTTTATTAAATAGCATTGTCTCATTATGGAATATGCTTTCCACTACTTTTCAATGATAACGGcataaagaaatataattggGACCCACTTTTactaaaagttaaaattttgagCGAATCAAATATGGAAATTTAATTTGGAACAGAGGGAATGTTTGATTTCACAGTTGCTTGAGAATAGCAAATAGCTTGAACACTGTTGATGGTTCCTACTTTACCATCCAAGGTTCTccaactaaatttaataatcaaataaatgcaTTAGCATAATAACATCTATGTACCTTTTGAAACATCACTTGGATGTTCTTAGATAGAAAAGGAGACCATAACCATACAACACAAAGTAATGACAGCAAAACCTCATTAACATCCGTAATTGGAAAACAAGACAATGACCATATCACACACTAAGCAAAGACTGGTAATCCTTAACATAAACAAATTTAGAGGTGAAATTCCCCAATTGAGAAACTACCTGCTTAAAGATAGTACTTGTTCCAGATCCACTGTATCCAACTAAAAGCAGCTTCAGAAGTGTTCTCTGCTCAAGGTAGTCTGGGACGCTTCTGCTAATCAGACTATTAACTTGTTCTCCACAAGAATTTGAAGGTTTAGAAGGAACAGGCAGTGATAAGAATGCACAAACAAGCTTCATTCCCGCCTGTTAAGTAACACAGAAACAAATAAATTCCCATGTGCATATATAAATGCAGAAACAGAAAATTCAGGCAGGGATGAGGTTTCCATGGAGAGCATACCTTGCCCCAAATGTAACCTTTAGTGTTCTTCTGTCCTTCTTCTTGGTATGATCCATCCTCGTTCACCCAAAAATGAGGGTTGCCAGCACATTGAACTCCTGCCAGCTGCAATTTCAACAAAATGGTCTTAATACTAAACCCTTCACATTAAATCattcaaaacaaacaaagaaaagagcATGTGTAAAGACTCAACCTGCAACATCCTAAGCTCTACTTTTGTGATCTCCCGGCCATTAATGAAAACCTGCGTGTTTCCACTGCTTGCATTTGCCTTAATTGGACCCCCAACATTCAAATGAGGACTTATAACCTGGGAAGGCTTCTGCCCTTCctgttaaattaaaattttgaaataaccATCAAAgtccaaaacaaagaaacaagccATATCATATTATTACAAGAACATAATCACTGAAAGTATTACACTATATTCACCTTTCCCCAGAGACCAGACACTTTATCATACCAATAGTTTCCAGGTTTCATCTTCTTAGGCGGGTTCAAACAGGTCTGCAAAATAACCAACTCCTCATGACAAAGAGGTTCTCCATTCACATAAACATACTCTGGAGGCAACTGGTTAGCTTCGCACAACTTCTCCGCCTTCATTACCTGTCTAACCTCCAAATCATTCAACAACCTCTTGAGCATCCTCGAACACTTCCCTAAACTCCCACGCTTCGGTTCATCAATCGGAAACCCAATACAGGTAACACACTTCCTCCCTTCTGGCATCGATCCCATCGCTCTAAGCACACAATTACTACAATATTTCGCATCACAAACAAGACAAACTTCCTTCTCCGTGAACCTATTCCCCTTAAAACACCTATAACAACTCCCTTTCTTCCCTTTACTTCTTGCCTCTCGTTTAACCCGAATAACCctatcctcctcctccaaaaTATCTTCATTCCCTTCAAACCCATCATCAATATCACTAGTATCATCACCACCAACACCATCATCCGATTCAATATCGCGAAAAGTAACAACTGGGGCTTTTCTACCCTCGCCATTCACCTCATTATTAGAAACCTTAACGCTAGAAACACGCGAAGATGGGTactcatcatcaacatcaacacTGCTTAATACAGACTCATTTGACTCCCAATCTCGAATCGATGACAATTCATTAGAAACCCTCAATTTTAACAAACTTTCATCACGAGATTTATCATCAAAACTATCAGAAAACTCTATGGTACTTGAACTCCTAGCACCATCATTTAACAAACCTGAACTACTTAACTCACCAGAAAAAACACTCTCTTGCAAATTACAATCAGCAGCTCTCTCTATAACTGAAGTTGGCGAAACAGTTATAACTCCCTCTTCAGATCCACAATCCTTACCTGGGATTTTACCGGTAATAACAGAATTTGGGTTTTTACTGGTATCAGATGAGGGTAGCAGGGGCTTTACTACAGGTAAGGTGATCTTCCGTGGGAAATTAATGTGAGAAACTACCGCGGCGACAGGGATTTTGCTGACGTTGATTGGGACGGCGCGTGGGATATCGTAACCCACCGGAGGACCGGTGTATTCAAGAGCGAATGAGTATTGAATTCCATCTTCAGTGTCTGGTGGCATTTTCGTAAATTTGTAGATCAAATTGAAACCCTAACTTCAAAAACAAGAAGAGGAAACATGttcttggtttttgttttagtttgggTTGTTGGGTTTTGAGGAATAAAGTGAGTGGTAAGGAAAAAGTGTGGGCTATTGAGTTGATTTGGaaggaaaagatgaaaaaaaagacGAGGGAAAAGGGAAAGTGGGTGAATAATGAGTTTGCTTGTGAGAAGAGGGAAATTGAAGAGATGACGGAAAGGGAAATTTGGGTTTCAAGATTGGAGGCTAGGAGAAGAGGACAGGTTTTTGGGAGAAgtggaaaaggaagaaaaccaGGCAAAGACAGGGCAATAAGAACTCAAAGAgatgaagagaagaagatgcTTTGGTTTAATGACCACTGTAAGCtcattcattattattatcaggCACATGGAGCTGCCATGTGCATGTATGAAGGAAAGGCTATAACAAGGTGTGGAGGTGTTATTATTAGCATTAGCAAGGGCAAGGGGGGCATCTGGTTTCTTGTGTTATTGGAAGAGAGGtgagggtggtggtggtgggggacACAAACTTTTGTCTTTTACATCGTGGTGGTGGAATCGGGGGATAAATGTAGGGTTTGGTAGGGCCATGGATgggaccaccaccaccaacgcTTGAAGAGCTGGTTTGCATTGCGGCAATGgtggtaaaaatatttttcaagtatatTAAATGAtctacaaaaccaaaaaaaaaaatcaattttttagaaacattttCACACACCACCGCAATAAAAGAGGTCCCAGAAGAGAGAATAATGTGCTGTGGTGGGTATGTGATTGCTACTGCTActgtttttttcagtttcctGCTTgggaatgtgtttttttttttacttttcgtAGAGGGTAGACTAGCAGGGTGGGTAGGTTGGCGACCAAGTTGAATCGCACGGGGTTTCCGCACCCTTTTTCTCCAACTCTTTCTCTGAGCCGCCTGCTTTGGGATCTTTCTGACCCAAATATTTATTcctagatattttatttttttctttatttattcttatgttCTTCATTAATACACatgaagttttaatttaaataaaatttaaaaaatatgtatccAAATAACCTGAGTTTGAACCGATTCCttaagctcttttctttttctttttcttatatcCTCGttcattgttaaattaatatttaaattttctatttcATGCACCTGTATTTTAAAATGtgatgatggtttttttttaatatttttattttaaaataattatttttaatatcaacacattaaaattatcaaaaaatataaaaaaattaattattactattaatattattattattacaaccaCTACAATTACcatcaccattattattattattattattattattattattattattggaataacaaatatcataaacttattttgagggataaaattaaaaattataaaaactctgATAAAAGGacaaaggaaacaaataaaaaaatcaaaaagaaaaagatcaaactaaaaaaaatattattactattaaaaaaattataaatttgatttgaatgataaaattaaaagctataattattattgttgttgttatagttaaaataataaaaattataaacttgatttgaatgataaaattaaaaaccataaaaactttgacaaaagagcaaaagaaacaaataaaaaattaaaaaaagaccaaactaaaataaatattattaatattgaaataaattcataaatttgatttaaatgataaaattaaaagctataactattattgttgttgaagagtatgtttggcagtgtggtagtagttacttttcaaataacttttcgtgctgaaatgcatgccaatgatgttttttattttttaaaaattatttttgatatcagcacatcaaaacgatccaaaacatacaaaccatattaaattttagcaaaaaaaatgatttttttaggaacgcggtttgcaccgcgttcccaaacggcttcgaaataacaaaaaatataaacttgatttgaatgataaaattaaaaatcataaatactttgacaaaaggacaaagaaaaaaatcaaaagaaaagggatcaaactgaaaaaaatattattaatattgaaaaaaattcataaattttatttgaaaaataaaataaaaactataaaaactttgatGAAAAAGCCaagggaaaaaataagaaatcaaaagtagaAGGATCGAATCGAAAAACATCATATacacaaattagaattgaatgactaaattttaaaaaaaaatctataaaataataaagaatgaaaaaagaaattaaaacgaTGAGAATTGAAACTATAAaatgaataagaatgaaataaaaaattaaaagaatgagaattgaaataaaaaaacaaaacatatgagaaattatatttaaaagactaaattaaaaaaattataaaaaaaataaaaactgaaattaaaaattaaacaataaagagAACAATGATACATTCTAGATgctaggagagagagagagagaacaaataACCACCACATATCTAAACGCGTCACATTTTATGGAAGAAAAGATAGTTATGTGAGTTGATGAATTATAATTGTTCTTTTATATGTGACATGAATTTAAATCAACAATacaaacatgaat
This window contains:
- the LOC133672925 gene encoding protein root UVB sensitive 4 encodes the protein MQSTLNAAINYHQLDFQWKSQKPISRKFKTSPKILPLTNSLRTSINYEPEEGLDKVPGPPGSEPNSVLRLPVVIRQSGRVSRYIYEGNSLKLVSLDGGAGSFSLDFEDAFRKLVRVSGFGIKDFFIPKQVPENYMGYVKWKFLHRVFSSALQVLATQAMFRAIGIGYSRSLPSAAALNWVLKDGLGRLSRCIYTASLASAFDTNLKRVRFTTSVLFSLSIGVELLTPTFPQYFLLLATLANIAKQISLACYLATGSAVHRSFAIADNIGEVSAKAQIQTVCFDNLGLMLAALLNMLFKNNQRLLAGLPFFVYPIFSAIDLFGIYQGLQHVHLQTLTKDRLEIILNSWIDFRHVPSPAEVSEEEGIDFLWTKNNELWPIRIGCLNTNSEIPKLSMMAMQSLTSEDYYFVCMESSCREWTRIKPRGILLCLREGSGTADVIMGLLQACYIRKALLFSSMWETAVEDKDVSDLVFKEWFKLIDDSKQSAKRDLSTLNDQMGSLGWALKHILLSTEEQARYSFVDD
- the LOC133672922 gene encoding extra-large guanine nucleotide-binding protein 1, which encodes MPPDTEDGIQYSFALEYTGPPVGYDIPRAVPINVSKIPVAAVVSHINFPRKITLPVVKPLLPSSDTSKNPNSVITGKIPGKDCGSEEGVITVSPTSVIERAADCNLQESVFSGELSSSGLLNDGARSSSTIEFSDSFDDKSRDESLLKLRVSNELSSIRDWESNESVLSSVDVDDEYPSSRVSSVKVSNNEVNGEGRKAPVVTFRDIESDDGVGGDDTSDIDDGFEGNEDILEEEDRVIRVKREARSKGKKGSCYRCFKGNRFTEKEVCLVCDAKYCSNCVLRAMGSMPEGRKCVTCIGFPIDEPKRGSLGKCSRMLKRLLNDLEVRQVMKAEKLCEANQLPPEYVYVNGEPLCHEELVILQTCLNPPKKMKPGNYWYDKVSGLWGKEGQKPSQVISPHLNVGGPIKANASSGNTQVFINGREITKVELRMLQLAGVQCAGNPHFWVNEDGSYQEEGQKNTKGYIWGKAGMKLVCAFLSLPVPSKPSNSCGEQVNSLISRSVPDYLEQRTLLKLLLVGYSGSGTSTIFKQAKILYKPVPFTEDERENIKLTIQSNVYGYLGILLEGRDRFEEESLAAMKKVRSTDETEAIGSTSNTKNQTIYSIGPRLKAFSDWLLKTMVSGNLEAIFPAATREYAPLVEELWKDAAVQATYKRRNELEMLPSVSSYFLERAVDILRTDYEPSDLDILYAEGVTSSNGLACLDFSYPQSASDDKYDTEDLHDALLRYQLISVHARGLGENCKWLEMFDDVGMVIFCVAMTDYDQFTVDGNGTSTNNMMMSRKFFESIVTHPTFEQMDFLLILNKFDLFEEKIERVPLTQCDWFDDFHPVISRHRSNSNSNSINTSPSLGQLGAHYMAVKFKRLYSSLTGRKLYASVVKGLEPDSVDAALKYAKEILKWDEEKPNFSLSEYSMYSTEASSYSP